The Ranitomeya imitator isolate aRanImi1 chromosome 3, aRanImi1.pri, whole genome shotgun sequence genome has a window encoding:
- the RND1 gene encoding rho-related GTP-binding protein Rho6, with protein sequence MKERRNPQPAVVRCKLVLVGEVHCGKTAMLQVLAKDCYPETYVPTVFENYTASLETEENRVELSLWDTSGSPYYDNVRPLCYSDSDAVLLCFDVSRPESLDSALKKWKTEIVDYCPNTRILLIGCKTDLRTDLSTIMELSNQKQTPVSYEQGCAAAKQLGAESYLECSAFTSEKSVHSIFRSASSLCLSKPTPPNRRSPVRSLSKRLLNLPSRSELISSTFKKEKAKSCCLM encoded by the exons ATGAAGGAGAGAAGGAATCCTCAGCCCGCCGTGGTCCGGTGCAAGCTGGTGCTGGTCGGGGAAGTGCACTGTGGGAAGACGGCGATGCTACAAGTGCTGGCGAAGGACTGTTACCCTGAG ACATATGTGCCCACAGTGTTTGAGAACTACACCGCTAGCTTGGAGACGGAGGAGAATCGTGTGGAACTCAGCTTATGGGACACATCAG GTTCTCCTTATTACGATAATGTCCGTCCTCTCTGCTACAGTGACTCTGATGCTGTACTGCTCTGCTTTGATGTAAGCCGACCAGAAAGCCTTGATAGTGCATTAAAGAAG TGGAAGACAGAAATTGTGGACTACTGCCCCAACACAAGAATACTTCTAATAGGCTGCAAAACAGACTTACGAACTGACCTCAGCACAATTATGGAGCTGTCCAACCAGAAACAGACCCCTGTGTCATATGAACAG GGATGTGCTGCTGCCAAGCAACTAGGAGCCGAGAGCTATCTAGAGTGTTCAGCCTTCACATCAGAAAAAAGTGTGCACAGCATATTTCGCTCTGCATCCTCACTGTGTTTGTCTAAACCTACACCCCCCAACCGTAGAAGCCCTGTCCGGAGTTTATCGAAGAGACTCTTAAATCTGCCTAGTCGCTCTGAATTAATTTCTTCCACCTTCAAGAAAGAGAAGGCCAAGAGCTGTTGCCTGATGTAG